The Xylophilus rhododendri region CAGGCAGCCGCCGTGTCCATGGTTTCCAGTCCGATGCGCTTGGCGATCAGCGGGCGCAGCCAGGCCGCCGGCGGGAAGCGGTTGCGTTTGCCGCTGCCGAAGATCACCACTTCCGCATCCATCTCCGCCAGCCTGGCGAAATGCTCCGCGCCCAGCGCCTCGAAGCGATCGCATCCCCAGTCGAAGCGTTCCCCGGCGGCGCTGATGACCAGGCTGCTCTCGATCCTCTCGCCCTGGATCGTCAACCAGCCCGGGCCATATCCGCTGATGGATTGGACGTCGAAGCTATCGGGTTGCAGTTTCATGATGGGATGTGAGGGAGAAAGAAGGCCAAAAGGTTCGCGGAGCGGTCGGCACGTGGCGGCGACTGTGGTCAAATTCTAGGTTTCCCCGCGTTTCGCCCACTGCCGGAGGGACTTTGAAGGCAATCCAGAAATCCGCCAAGCTCGCCAACGTCCTCTACGACATCCGTGGTCCCATCATGGACCGCGCCAAGGAGATGGAAGAGGAAGGCCAGAAGATCATCAAGCTGAACATCGGCAACCTCGCGCCGTTCGGCTTCGATGCGCCCGAGGAAGTCCAGCAGGACATGATCCGCAACCTGCCCAATTCGGCCGGCTACTCGGACAGCAAGGGCATCTTCGCGGCGCGCAAGGCCGTCATGCACTACACCCAGCAGCAGGGCGTGAAGGGCGTGACGCTGGACGACATCTACCTGGGCAACGGCGCCTCCGAGCTGATCGCGCTGGCCACCAACGCGCTGCTGGACAACGGCGACGAACTGCTGGTGCCCATGCCCGACTACCCGCTGTGGACCGCCTGCACCAGCCTGTCGGGCGGCAAGCCGGTGCACTACCTGTGCGACGAGGCCAACGGCTGGATGCCCGACCTCGACGACATCCGCGCCAAGATCACGCCGCGCACCAAGGGCATCGTCGTCATCAACCCGAACAACCCCACGGGCGCGTTGTATTCCGACGAGCTGCTGCGCTCCCTGGTGCAGATCGCCCGCGAGCACGGCCTGCTGATCTTCGCCGACGAGGTCTACGACAAGGTGCTCTACGACGGCGTGCGCCACACCGCGATCGCCTCGCTCAGCGACGACGTGCTGACCATCACCTTCAACTCGCTGTCCAAGAGCTACCGCTCCTGCGGCTACCGCGCGGGCTGGATGACGATCTCGGGCGACAAGCGCGGCGCCACCGACTACATCGAGGGCCTGAACATGCTCTCGAACATGCGCCTGTGCGCCAACGTGCCGGGCCAGTGGGCGATCCAGACGGCGCTCGGCGGCTACCAGAGCATCAACGAGCTGGTCGGCCCCGGCGGCCGGCTGCGCCGCCAGCGCGACCTGGCCTACGAGCTGATCACCGCGATTCCGGGCGTGACCTGCAACCGCCCCGAGGCCGCGCTGTACATGTTCCCCAAGCTCGATCCGCAGATGTATCCCATCGAGGACGACCGGCAGTTCTTCCTGGAACTGCTCAATGAAACCCGCGTGATGCTGGTGCAGGGCTCGGGCTTCAACTACCCCGGCAACCACCATTTCCGCATCGTGTTCCTGCCCCACGAGGACGACCTGCGCGAGGCCATCTCGCGCATCGCGCGTTTCCTCGAAAGCTATCGTCGGCGCCACGCCTGATCCCGGTCCCGCACCTTTTTTCCTTCACCAGATTTCCATGAAACCGATTCAAGTAGGCCTGCTGGGCATCGGCACCGTCGGCAGCGGCACCTTCAACGTCCTGCAGCGCAACCAGGAAGAGATCCGCCGCCGCGCCGGCCGCGGCATCGCCATCACCATGGTGGCCGACCTCGACGTGGAACGCGCGCGCGCCGCCGTGGGCCCGGACGTGACCGTGGTGAACGACGCCCGCCAGGTCGTCGCCAACCCCGAGATCGACATCGTGGTCGAACTCATCGGCGGCTACGGCATCGCCAAACAGCTGGTGCTCGAAGCCATCGAGGCCGGCAAGCATGTGGTCACCGCCAACAAGGCGCTGCTGGCGGTGCACGGCACCGAGATCTTCGCGGCCGCGCAGCGCAAGGGCGTGATGGTGGCCTTCGAGGCGGCCGTGGCGGGCGGCATCCCCATCATCAAGTCGCTGCGCGAGGGCCTGACCGCCAACCGCATCGAATGGATCGCCGGCATCATCAACGGCACCACCAACTTCATCCTGTCGGAGATGCGGGACAAGGGCCTGGACTTCGACGTGGTCCTGAAGGAAGCCCAGCGCCTGGGCTATGCCGAGGCCGACCCCACCTTCGACATCGAAGGCGTGGACGCCGCCCACAAGATCACGCTGATGTCGGCCATCGCCTATGGCGTGCCGGTGCAGTTCGACCGGGCTTATGTCGAGGGCATCACCAAGCTGGGTGCGGCCGACATCCGCTACGCCGAACAACTCGGCTACCGCATCAAGCTGCTGGGCATCACCAAACGCGTGGCCGCGGGCATCGAGCTGCGGGTGCATCCCAGCCTGGTGCCGGCCAAGCGCCTGATCGCCAACGTCGAAGGCGCGATGAACGCGGTGATGGTGCAGGGCGACGCGGTCGGCACCACGCTGTACTACGGCAAGGGCGCAGGCAGCGAGCCGACCGCCAGCGCGGTCGTGGCCGACCTGGTCGACATCGCCCGCCTGCACACCGCAGACCCCGAACACCGCGTGCCGCATCTGGCCTTCCAGCCCGACGAGATGAGCGATGTCTCGGTGCTGCCGATGAGCGAGGTCGTCACCAGCTACTACCTGCGCCTGCGTGTGGCCGACCAGAACGGCGTGCTGGCCAAGGTCACCGGCCTGCTGGCCGCGGCCGGCATCGGCATCGACGCGGTGCTGCAGCGCGAGTCCGAGGACGTGGGCGGCGAGGGTGCTCCGCAGACCGACCTGATCATCCTGACGCACGACACCCGCGAAGGCACCATGGACGCCGCCATCGCGCAGATGCAGGTGCTGCCGACGGTGCTGGCGCCCATCGTTCGCATCCGCAAGGAAGAACTGGCCTGAAAGCGGTGAAGTAATACAATCAGGTATTACTTTTTTGGAGGACGCCATGGGTTACGCACTCACAGTCAAGAGCCAGGTGACCGTTCCGAAAGCCATGCGCCAGCATCTGAAGGTGGCAGCTGGCCAGGAGGTCGAGTACGAGGCGATGCCCGATGGCAGCGTGCGTATGACCGCGGCTGCTTCCAAACCGGCGGATGTCGAGGACATCCGTGTGGCGCTGCGCAAATGGCGCGGGACCGGGGTGCTCAAGCAGTCCACCGAGGAAATCATGCGTTTCACCCGCGGCGAAGACGCGATGCGATGACTTTGGTGGACGCCAACGTGCTGATCGATCTGGTCGAAGGCACTTCAGATTGGTACGCGTGGAGCGAGTCCGCCTTGCTGCGGGCGGCGGGGCAGGGGCCCTTGCTGATCAATGCGATCGTCTATGCCGAAATCGCTCGCGACTTCGCCAGCCAGGCCGACATCCAGGACTTCCTGCGAGACCTGCGCATCGGCGTGGACCCGCTCGACGAGGACATCGCCTTCCAGGCCGCTCGCGCCCATGCCCACTACCGCCAGGCCGGCGGCCAGCGGCACGCGACCCTGCCCGACTTCTTCATCGGCGCACATGCCAGCGTTCGCCGGCTGGCGCTGTTGACCCGCGACAGCAAACGTATCCAGACCTACTTTCCCGACGTGGAACTCATTTGTCCCAGCGCATGAAATACCTCTCCACCCGCGGCCACGCCGACCGCAAGCGCTTCTGCGAAATCCTGCTCGAAGGCCTGGCGCCGGACGGCGGGCTGTACCTGCCCGAGCACTATCCGCAGGTCGATACCGCCACCCTCGAAGTTTGGCGCGCCCTCTACGACCAGCACGGCTACGCGGCCCTGGCCTTCGAGATCCTGTCGCTCTACATCGACGACATCCCGGCCGAGGAACTGCGCGACATCTGCCAGCGCACCTACACCAAGGCCGTCTTCGGCACCGACGAGATCGTGCCGCTGCGCGAGCTGGAGAACAGCTTCTTCCTCGAAGCCCTGTCCAACGGCCCCACGCTGGCCTTCAAGGACATGGCGATGCAGCTGCTGGGCAACCTGTTCGAATACGAACTGGCGCGCCGCGGCGAGCAACTCAACATCCTGGGCGCCACCTCCGGCGACACCGGCAGCGCGGCCGAATACGCCATGCGCGGCAAGCAGGGCGTGCGGGTCTTCATGACCAGCCCGAAGGGCCGCATGAGTCCCTTCCAGCAGGCACAGATGTTCAGCCTGCAGGACGCCAACATCCACAACCTGGCGATCGAAGGTGTGTTCGACGACTGCCAGGACATCGTCAAGGCCGTCTCCAACGACCTGGACTTCAAGCGCAAGTACCGCATCGGCACGGTCAACTCGATCAACTGGGCGCGGCTGCTGGCCCAGGTGGTGTACTACTTCGCCGGCTACTTCCAGGCGTCTCGCGCCACGCCCGAGGGCGGCACGCCGGACACGGTCAGCTTCTCGGTGCCCAGCGGCAATTTCGGCAACGTCTGCGCCGGCCATGTGGCCCGCATGATGGGTCTGCCGATCCAGAAGCTCGTGGTGGCCACCAACGAGAACGACGTGCTCGACGAGTTCTTCCGCACCGGCATCTACCGGGTGCGCGGCAGCGCCGACACGCACGAGACCTCCAGCCCGTCGATGGACATCTCCAAGGCCAGCAACTTCGAGCGCTTCGTGTTCGATCTGCTCGGCCGCGACGGCTCGGAAGTCAAACGTCTGTTCTCCGACGAGCTCGGCAGCAAGGGCTTCTTCGAGCTGCACGAGCACGCTTCCTTCGCCGATGCCTCGGGCAAGTACGGCTTCGCCAGCGGCCGCAGTAGCCATGCCGACCGGGTGGACACCATCCGCGACACCTGGAAGCGCCACGCCACCATGATCGATCCGCACACGGCGGACGGCGTGAAGGTGGCCCGGCCCTTCGTGGAAAAAGGCGTGCCGATGATCGTGCTGGAGACGGCGCTGCCGATCAAGTTCGCCGCCACCATCGTCGAGGCACTCGACCAGGAGCCCGAGCGCCCGCCGGCCTTCGACGGCATCGAGGCCCTGCCCAAGCGGGTGACCGACCTGCCCGCCGGCGTGTCGGCGGTGAAGGACTACATCGTCCGGCACTGCGCGTGAAGGTCGTCGGTTTTGCCGGCTATTCCGGCTCGGGCAAGACCACGCTGATCGAGGCGGTGATCGCACTGCTGGCGGCATCCGGCCAGCGTGTCGGTGTCATCAAGCATGCGCACCATCGCTTCGACATCGACCATGAAGGCAAGGACAGCTGGCGCCATCGCAAGGCCGGCGCTGCCGAGGTGCTGGTGGCTTCGGATGTGCGCCTGGCGCTGATGCGTGAATACGCGGTGCCGCAGGAGCCGTCGGTGCACGCCCTGATCGCCGAACTCGACCCGACCCTGGACTGGGTTCTGGTCGAAGGCTTTCGCGGCGGCGAGCTGGCCAAGATCGAGGTCTGGCGCGCCCCTTCGCCGGATTTCGCGGGCCAGCCACCGCGTTTTCCGGACGACGGCCGCATCCTCGCCATCTGCACCGATCGGCCCGGGGCCTTGCCCGATACCGGCGCGCGACCGGTGCTCGACTGGGCCCGGCCCGAGGCCGTCGCCGGATGGCTGAACGAGCACGGCGACCGATTCCGTTACACGCCGCCCACCCAAGCCTGATCCGACTCGCCAGAATCGTCCCCCATGTCTTCCAAGCCCACGACCTCTCCCGCCCAGCCCGTCTCCGGCGGCGCGCCCCGCAAGCAGCTCACGGCCCTCGACGACGCACTGGCCGAACTGCTGTCCCACGCCACGCCGCTGGCGGGCGAGGGCGCCTTCGAAACGCTGTCCACCTTCGAGGCCGACCGCCGGGTGCTGGCCGAAGACCTGCTGTCCGAGCTGCAGGTGCCGCCCAACGACAACAGCGCCATGGATGGCTACGCCCTGCGCCTGTCCGACCTGTCCGGGCCGGGCACGGTGCTGCCGGTGTCGCAGCGCATCGCGGCCGGCCAGTCGCCCGGGCCGCTGGCGCCCGGATCGGCCGCACGCATCTTCACCGGCGCGCCGATTCCGGCCGGCGCCGATGCGGTGCAGATGCAGGAGTTCTGCAGCGCGCAGGACGGCGACCGGGTGCGCATCGACCGCATTCCCGCCCCAGGCGAGGCGATCCGCCGCGCTGGCGAGGATGTGCGCCGCGGCGCGGTCGTGCTGACCCGCGGCACCCGGCTGAGCCCGGCCGCGCTCGGCCTGGCCGCCAGCATCGGCCGCGCCACGCTGCAGGTGGCGCGCCGGCCGCGCGTGGCCCTGTTCTCCACCGGCGACGAACTCGTCATGCCCGGCGAGAAGGCGCCGGCCGACATGCCGGCTGGCGCCATCTACAACTCCAACCGCTTCCTGCTCAGCAGCCTGCTCAGGCGCTGCGGCTGCGAGGTGACCGACCTGGGCGTGGTGCCGGACGACTTCGACGCCACCGTGGCCGCCCTGCGCCGCGCCGCCGACGGGCACGACCTGGTGCTGACCAGCGGCGGCGTCTCCGTCGGCGAGGAGGACCATGTCAAGCCCGCCGTGCAGGCGCTCGGCGAACTCACGCTCTGGCAGATGGCCATGAAGCCGGGCAAGCCCTTCGCCTACGGCCAAGTCTGCGGCGCCCACTTCATCGGACTGCCGGGCAATCCGGTGTCGAGCTTCGTGACCTTCCTGATGATGGTGCGGCCCTTCCTGCTCAAGCTGCAGGGCGCGTCGCGCCTGTCGCCCGAACCGGTGCCGACGGTGGCGCATTTCAGCTGGCCCAAGGCCGATCCGCGCCGCGAATTCCTGCGTGTGGCGCGCGGCGCCACCGGCGGCCTGGAGCTGTTCGCGCACCAGGGCTCGGGTGTGCTGACCTCCATGGTCTGGGGCGACGGCCTGGTCGACAACCCGCCCGGCACGCCTATCGCCCCCGGGGACCTGGTGCGTTTCCTGCCGTTCTCGGAGCTGCTGTCGTGAGCCAGCCCGTCGAACTGCAGCTGCGCTATTTCGCTTCGGTGCGCGAGGCGGTGGGCACCGGCGCGGAAAGCTGGACCAGCCAGGCCGCCACCGTGGCCGGCCTGCGCGACGAACTCATCGCCCGCGGCGGCGCCTGGGCCCAGAGCCTGGCGCGTTGCCGGGCGGTGCGGGTGGCGGTGGACCAGGTGCTGCAGCAGGACGAGAGCGCCGCCTTGCGCCCCGGCGCCGAGATCGCGTTTTTTCCGCCGGTCACCGGGGGCTGACATGGGAACGCAATCCGTTCGCTCGCATGTGAGCATCCAGGCCGGGGATTTCGATCTCTCCGCCGAAGTCACGGCGCTGCGTGCCGGCGACGGCGGTGTCGGCGCGGTCTGCAGTTTCGTCGGCACGGTGCGCGACCACGGCGGCCAGGGCAGCGTGTCGGCGATGGAGCTGGAGCACTACCCCGGCATGACCGAAAAGGCGATCGAGGCCATGATCGCCGCCGCCTTCGAGCGCTTCGACATCCGCGGCGCCCGGGTCATCCACCGCATCGGCCTGCTGCAGCCGCAGGAGCAGATCGTGCTGGTGGCGGTCAGCTCGGCGCATCGGGGCGAATCGTTCAAGGCCTGTGAATTCCTGATGGACTACCTGAAGACCCAGGCGCCGTTCTGGAAGAAGGAAAGCACGCCCGGCGGCGCCCACTGGGTGGATGCGCGGGTGTCGGACGACGAAGCCCTGGCGCGCTGGGACGCCATGCCGCCCCGGTCCTGATGTTGGTCTAAACCGCGCCCAGCATCGTGCCGCGGCACTTGCGGGCGCCGCAGCGGCAGGCGTAATCTGCGGGCGATGCGCTCTCGTCGGCCGTCAGCGCGTAGTCGATGAACAGCTCCTCGCCGGGGCGCACCCGCTTGAGCGTGGCGATGCGCACCCGCAGCTTGCCGTCCTCGCCGGTCTCTTCCTGTGCCTCGCAGTTGGGCGCGCAGGCGTGGTTGAGATGGCGGGTGGCGTTGCCGCCGTTGCCGCCGTCGATCGTGGTGCCGTCCGACAGGCCGAAGAGGTAGGTGAGTTTCTCGTCCCAGGTGATGCGGGCGATCTGCCGGGCCGTGTAGCGGCGGCCGTCATAGAAGCCCAGGGTGCTGCCCTTGGGCAGGGTTTTGGCGGCGAACACGCCCAGGCCATGGATCTCGCTGTTGCGGACTTCCACGGCGGGCAAGGAAACACACGGGGTGAAGCGGGGCTGAGGCATGATGGGATTCTCGCTGGTGGACACGCTTCCATTCGAGTGCCTTCGCTTTCTACAATGAGCCCCTGTCCGGAGCAAACGCGTGCAGCACCTCGACTTCCAGGCTTTCTTCGATCTCTCGCCCAATCCCTATCTGGCGATGGACCGGGACTTCGTCATCGTCGGCGCCAACCGCGCCTATCTCGATGTGACGCAACGCCGGCTCGACCAGTTGCTGGGCCTGACGATCTTCCAGGCCTTCCCCGCCATGGCGGACGGCAGCGGGGACGACAGCGCCCTGCAGCTGCGCCACTCGCTGGAGCGCGCGCTGCACGGCCGCTGCCGCGACACCCTGCCGCTGATCCGCTACGACGTGGCGCGCGACACGCTGCAGGGCC contains the following coding sequences:
- a CDS encoding Mth938-like domain-containing protein; protein product: MKLQPDSFDVQSISGYGPGWLTIQGERIESSLVISAAGERFDWGCDRFEALGAEHFARLAEMDAEVVIFGSGKRNRFPPAAWLRPLIAKRIGLETMDTAAACRTYNILAGEGRRVVAALLLEAG
- a CDS encoding pyridoxal phosphate-dependent aminotransferase; translation: MKAIQKSAKLANVLYDIRGPIMDRAKEMEEEGQKIIKLNIGNLAPFGFDAPEEVQQDMIRNLPNSAGYSDSKGIFAARKAVMHYTQQQGVKGVTLDDIYLGNGASELIALATNALLDNGDELLVPMPDYPLWTACTSLSGGKPVHYLCDEANGWMPDLDDIRAKITPRTKGIVVINPNNPTGALYSDELLRSLVQIAREHGLLIFADEVYDKVLYDGVRHTAIASLSDDVLTITFNSLSKSYRSCGYRAGWMTISGDKRGATDYIEGLNMLSNMRLCANVPGQWAIQTALGGYQSINELVGPGGRLRRQRDLAYELITAIPGVTCNRPEAALYMFPKLDPQMYPIEDDRQFFLELLNETRVMLVQGSGFNYPGNHHFRIVFLPHEDDLREAISRIARFLESYRRRHA
- a CDS encoding homoserine dehydrogenase, producing MKPIQVGLLGIGTVGSGTFNVLQRNQEEIRRRAGRGIAITMVADLDVERARAAVGPDVTVVNDARQVVANPEIDIVVELIGGYGIAKQLVLEAIEAGKHVVTANKALLAVHGTEIFAAAQRKGVMVAFEAAVAGGIPIIKSLREGLTANRIEWIAGIINGTTNFILSEMRDKGLDFDVVLKEAQRLGYAEADPTFDIEGVDAAHKITLMSAIAYGVPVQFDRAYVEGITKLGAADIRYAEQLGYRIKLLGITKRVAAGIELRVHPSLVPAKRLIANVEGAMNAVMVQGDAVGTTLYYGKGAGSEPTASAVVADLVDIARLHTADPEHRVPHLAFQPDEMSDVSVLPMSEVVTSYYLRLRVADQNGVLAKVTGLLAAAGIGIDAVLQRESEDVGGEGAPQTDLIILTHDTREGTMDAAIAQMQVLPTVLAPIVRIRKEELA
- a CDS encoding AbrB/MazE/SpoVT family DNA-binding domain-containing protein, translating into MGYALTVKSQVTVPKAMRQHLKVAAGQEVEYEAMPDGSVRMTAAASKPADVEDIRVALRKWRGTGVLKQSTEEIMRFTRGEDAMR
- a CDS encoding type II toxin-antitoxin system VapC family toxin, producing the protein MTLVDANVLIDLVEGTSDWYAWSESALLRAAGQGPLLINAIVYAEIARDFASQADIQDFLRDLRIGVDPLDEDIAFQAARAHAHYRQAGGQRHATLPDFFIGAHASVRRLALLTRDSKRIQTYFPDVELICPSA
- the thrC gene encoding threonine synthase; the protein is MKYLSTRGHADRKRFCEILLEGLAPDGGLYLPEHYPQVDTATLEVWRALYDQHGYAALAFEILSLYIDDIPAEELRDICQRTYTKAVFGTDEIVPLRELENSFFLEALSNGPTLAFKDMAMQLLGNLFEYELARRGEQLNILGATSGDTGSAAEYAMRGKQGVRVFMTSPKGRMSPFQQAQMFSLQDANIHNLAIEGVFDDCQDIVKAVSNDLDFKRKYRIGTVNSINWARLLAQVVYYFAGYFQASRATPEGGTPDTVSFSVPSGNFGNVCAGHVARMMGLPIQKLVVATNENDVLDEFFRTGIYRVRGSADTHETSSPSMDISKASNFERFVFDLLGRDGSEVKRLFSDELGSKGFFELHEHASFADASGKYGFASGRSSHADRVDTIRDTWKRHATMIDPHTADGVKVARPFVEKGVPMIVLETALPIKFAATIVEALDQEPERPPAFDGIEALPKRVTDLPAGVSAVKDYIVRHCA
- the mobB gene encoding molybdopterin-guanine dinucleotide biosynthesis protein B, producing the protein MKVVGFAGYSGSGKTTLIEAVIALLAASGQRVGVIKHAHHRFDIDHEGKDSWRHRKAGAAEVLVASDVRLALMREYAVPQEPSVHALIAELDPTLDWVLVEGFRGGELAKIEVWRAPSPDFAGQPPRFPDDGRILAICTDRPGALPDTGARPVLDWARPEAVAGWLNEHGDRFRYTPPTQA
- a CDS encoding molybdopterin molybdotransferase MoeA; the encoded protein is MSSKPTTSPAQPVSGGAPRKQLTALDDALAELLSHATPLAGEGAFETLSTFEADRRVLAEDLLSELQVPPNDNSAMDGYALRLSDLSGPGTVLPVSQRIAAGQSPGPLAPGSAARIFTGAPIPAGADAVQMQEFCSAQDGDRVRIDRIPAPGEAIRRAGEDVRRGAVVLTRGTRLSPAALGLAASIGRATLQVARRPRVALFSTGDELVMPGEKAPADMPAGAIYNSNRFLLSSLLRRCGCEVTDLGVVPDDFDATVAALRRAADGHDLVLTSGGVSVGEEDHVKPAVQALGELTLWQMAMKPGKPFAYGQVCGAHFIGLPGNPVSSFVTFLMMVRPFLLKLQGASRLSPEPVPTVAHFSWPKADPRREFLRVARGATGGLELFAHQGSGVLTSMVWGDGLVDNPPGTPIAPGDLVRFLPFSELLS
- a CDS encoding MoaD/ThiS family protein; translated protein: MSQPVELQLRYFASVREAVGTGAESWTSQAATVAGLRDELIARGGAWAQSLARCRAVRVAVDQVLQQDESAALRPGAEIAFFPPVTGG
- a CDS encoding molybdenum cofactor biosynthesis protein MoaE, with the protein product MGTQSVRSHVSIQAGDFDLSAEVTALRAGDGGVGAVCSFVGTVRDHGGQGSVSAMELEHYPGMTEKAIEAMIAAAFERFDIRGARVIHRIGLLQPQEQIVLVAVSSAHRGESFKACEFLMDYLKTQAPFWKKESTPGGAHWVDARVSDDEALARWDAMPPRS
- a CDS encoding SET domain-containing protein, which translates into the protein MPQPRFTPCVSLPAVEVRNSEIHGLGVFAAKTLPKGSTLGFYDGRRYTARQIARITWDEKLTYLFGLSDGTTIDGGNGGNATRHLNHACAPNCEAQEETGEDGKLRVRIATLKRVRPGEELFIDYALTADESASPADYACRCGARKCRGTMLGAV